A stretch of Crossiella cryophila DNA encodes these proteins:
- a CDS encoding helix-turn-helix domain-containing protein has translation MTETWLRTMDLPAEDRFDHWYHLAALGWGEITVEVEDSTDFHSVGRLVDLGGMLMTTEELQPVRLDRSAAQVRRSDPERWHLTLLAEGSSRFEQDGRQAELSAGDLLIYHSSAPFRGTVTSSKTEFLQFPRELNPSGLAELVAVPLSGRSGIGALVAGCLRELAALPGNRQEEASRLTAITLDLLGVLGARVRGAPAAPESTPAALITAVRAFIRANLADPALDPAAIAAAHHISVRYLHRLFQQQEQTVAGWIRDQRLENCRRDLANPALHDRPVHVVARCWGFTDSAHFSRAFRSAFGLPPGEYRRLVRTGLQPPPG, from the coding sequence ATGACCGAGACCTGGCTTCGCACCATGGACCTGCCGGCCGAGGACCGGTTCGACCACTGGTACCACCTGGCCGCCCTGGGCTGGGGGGAGATCACCGTCGAGGTCGAGGACAGCACCGACTTCCACAGCGTGGGCAGGCTGGTCGACCTCGGCGGCATGCTGATGACCACCGAGGAGCTGCAGCCGGTGCGCCTGGACCGCAGCGCCGCCCAGGTCCGCCGCTCGGACCCGGAACGCTGGCACCTGACCCTGCTCGCCGAGGGCAGCTCCAGGTTCGAGCAGGACGGCCGCCAGGCCGAGCTGAGCGCGGGCGACCTGCTGATCTACCACAGCTCCGCGCCCTTCCGCGGCACCGTGACCTCCTCGAAGACGGAGTTCCTGCAGTTCCCGCGCGAGCTGAACCCGAGCGGGCTGGCGGAGCTGGTGGCGGTGCCGCTGTCCGGTCGTTCAGGCATCGGCGCGCTGGTCGCGGGCTGCCTGCGGGAGCTGGCCGCGCTGCCGGGCAACCGGCAGGAGGAGGCGAGCAGGCTCACCGCGATCACCCTGGACCTGCTCGGCGTGCTCGGCGCGCGGGTGCGGGGCGCCCCGGCCGCGCCGGAGTCCACCCCGGCGGCGCTGATCACCGCGGTGCGCGCGTTCATCCGCGCCAACCTGGCCGATCCGGCGCTGGACCCGGCCGCGATCGCCGCCGCGCACCACATCTCCGTGCGTTACCTGCACCGGCTCTTCCAGCAGCAGGAGCAGACCGTGGCCGGCTGGATCCGGGACCAGCGGCTGGAGAACTGCCGTCGTGACCTGGCCAATCCGGCCCTGCACGACCGTCCGGTGCACGTGGTGGCCCGGTGCTGGGGCTTCACCGACAGCGCGCATTTCAGCCGCGCGTTCCGCTCGGCGTTCGGGCTGCCACCCGGTGAGTACCGCAGGCTGGTGCGGACCGGCCTCCAGCCACCGCCGGGCTAG
- a CDS encoding M24 family metallopeptidase — translation MSTTTGEVDVQAHTSRLARAASAATAAGVDALLVAGGSDLRYLLGAGGDSFERLTCLVLPAEDGAPPALVLPKLEAPGYDALPLAELGVELVTWVDGEDPYRLVADLLQCTGRAPARVAVADAMTARHVLPLRAALPGAEQVLAGPVLRELRMRKDASEIAGLRKAGAAIDRVHARMAEWLKVGRTEAEVGADIAAAIEAEGHTHAEFVIVGSGPNGASPHHSLSDRVIQAGDVVVVDIGGPVAEGYNSDCTRTYVLGTPAHADVATGYAALLAAQEASVRAVRPGVTAESVDAAGRQVLERAGLAEYFVHRTGHGIGLEVHEEPYIVAGNDLVLEAGMAFSVEPGVYLPGRWGARIEDIVVVTETGVERLNNQPHDLVSLPA, via the coding sequence ATGTCGACGACGACCGGAGAAGTGGACGTTCAGGCGCACACCAGCAGGCTGGCACGGGCGGCTTCGGCCGCCACCGCCGCCGGGGTGGACGCGCTGCTCGTCGCTGGGGGCTCGGACCTGCGTTACCTGCTCGGCGCGGGCGGGGATTCCTTCGAACGGCTCACCTGCCTGGTGCTGCCCGCCGAGGACGGCGCGCCGCCCGCACTGGTGCTGCCCAAGCTGGAAGCCCCCGGCTACGACGCGCTGCCGCTGGCCGAACTGGGCGTGGAACTGGTCACCTGGGTCGACGGCGAGGACCCCTACCGCCTGGTCGCCGACCTGCTCCAGTGCACTGGGCGCGCCCCGGCCCGGGTCGCGGTGGCCGACGCGATGACCGCCCGGCACGTGCTGCCGCTGCGCGCCGCGCTGCCCGGCGCCGAGCAGGTGCTGGCCGGTCCGGTGCTGCGTGAACTGCGGATGCGCAAGGACGCCAGTGAGATCGCCGGACTGCGCAAGGCGGGCGCGGCCATCGACCGGGTGCACGCCCGGATGGCCGAATGGCTCAAGGTCGGGCGCACCGAGGCCGAGGTGGGCGCGGACATCGCGGCCGCCATCGAGGCCGAGGGGCACACCCACGCCGAGTTCGTCATCGTCGGCTCCGGCCCCAACGGCGCCAGCCCGCACCACTCGCTCTCGGACCGGGTCATCCAGGCAGGCGACGTGGTCGTGGTCGACATCGGCGGCCCGGTCGCCGAGGGCTACAACTCCGACTGCACCCGCACCTACGTGCTGGGCACCCCCGCGCACGCCGACGTGGCCACCGGCTACGCCGCCCTGCTCGCCGCCCAGGAAGCCTCCGTGCGGGCCGTCCGCCCCGGTGTCACCGCCGAATCGGTGGACGCCGCGGGCCGCCAGGTGCTGGAGCGGGCCGGGCTCGCCGAGTACTTCGTGCACCGCACCGGCCACGGCATCGGACTCGAAGTGCACGAGGAGCCCTACATCGTCGCGGGCAACGACCTGGTGCTGGAAGCGGGCATGGCCTTCAGCGTCGAACCGGGCGTGTACCTGCCGGGCCGGTGGGGCGCGCGGATCGAGGACATCGTGGTCGTTACGGAAACCGGTGTCGAGCGACTGAACAACCAGCCGCATGACCTGGTATCACTACCCGCGTGA
- a CDS encoding GNAT family N-acetyltransferase: MTDHEVQVLDDAEVRAAHTLFRAAMHHPAAQDEQWAHTRHAYVPGRTLGVRGGELLVGTTTSFPAPLTVPGRTGVPHAGVTRVGVRADHTRRGVVTELMRAQLRDLAERGEVLASLRASEAAIYGRFGYGVASRGRMLAVDRARARLHPGAPVTGEVRLLAPEELDTVVPEVYARLDPSRPGWQERSAHYWALALARYHAGDEYLVAAVHTGPAGPDGYVLYTFVREEHGRALEIRELHASTPGAQAGLWRFLLGVDLVSRITTDDPLPLDLPLELLLTDRDAVRTTAVQDEIWLRLVDVPEALAARTYEAAEPVVLSVRDRFLPANTGHYRIGQDGASRTEAAADLELDVDALAALYLGGTRPTELAEAGRLTVSTPSALPSADRLFGTGRPPWSGTFF; encoded by the coding sequence GTGACCGACCACGAGGTACAGGTGCTCGACGATGCCGAGGTGCGCGCCGCGCACACGCTCTTCCGCGCCGCCATGCACCATCCGGCCGCCCAGGACGAGCAGTGGGCGCACACCAGGCACGCCTACGTGCCGGGCCGCACGCTGGGGGTGCGCGGTGGCGAGCTGCTGGTGGGCACCACGACCTCGTTCCCGGCGCCGCTGACCGTGCCCGGCCGGACCGGGGTGCCGCACGCCGGCGTCACCAGGGTCGGCGTGCGCGCCGACCACACCCGGCGCGGCGTGGTCACCGAACTCATGCGCGCCCAGCTGCGGGACCTGGCCGAGCGCGGCGAGGTGCTGGCCAGCCTGCGGGCCAGCGAGGCCGCCATCTACGGGCGCTTCGGCTACGGCGTGGCCAGCCGCGGCCGGATGCTCGCGGTCGACCGGGCGCGGGCCCGGCTGCACCCCGGCGCCCCGGTCACCGGCGAGGTGCGGCTGCTCGCGCCGGAGGAGCTGGACACGGTGGTGCCGGAGGTCTACGCCCGGCTCGACCCGTCCCGCCCCGGCTGGCAGGAACGCTCGGCGCATTACTGGGCCCTCGCCCTGGCCCGGTACCACGCCGGGGACGAATACCTGGTCGCCGCCGTGCACACCGGACCGGCCGGCCCGGACGGCTACGTGCTCTACACCTTCGTCCGCGAGGAACACGGCCGCGCGCTGGAGATCCGCGAACTGCACGCGAGCACCCCCGGCGCGCAGGCCGGACTGTGGCGGTTCCTGCTCGGCGTTGACCTGGTCAGCCGGATCACCACCGACGACCCGCTGCCCCTGGACCTGCCCCTGGAACTGCTGCTGACCGACCGGGACGCGGTGCGCACCACCGCCGTGCAGGACGAGATCTGGCTCCGTCTGGTCGACGTCCCCGAAGCCCTGGCCGCCCGGACCTACGAGGCGGCCGAGCCGGTGGTGCTGTCCGTGCGGGATCGCTTCCTGCCTGCCAACACCGGTCACTACCGGATCGGCCAGGACGGTGCGAGCCGCACCGAGGCCGCCGCGGACCTGGAACTCGACGTCGACGCGCTCGCCGCGCTCTACCTCGGCGGCACCCGGCCCACCGAACTCGCCGAGGCGGGCAGGCTCACCGTGAGCACGCCCTCGGCGCTGCCCTCGGCCGACCGGTTGTTCGGCACCGGCAGGCCGCCGTGGTCGGGCACGTTCTTCTGA
- a CDS encoding MFS transporter, giving the protein MSVQELTPVRRRLPLVALFAANGISVCGTMMTFLAIPWFVLETTGSSAQTGLVAAVELIAVVASSALGGPMVARFGVRGASVLSDLLAALAVLAIPVLHLTVGLALWQLVLLVAVLGLSRAPGETARASAVPDLAALGGTPLERAASAADGASRAAKMVGPLLAGVLIAVTGAAEVLFVDAATFLASALLVGLFVPGDRTGDTQPSRGMRAYLADLRAGIGYLRRDRLIGAITLMLMATNMMDAAVYSVLLPRYAKDVLGSSVALGVITGVFGGAALLGTLLYGWLGPRLPRWPVYTVAFLAVGAPKQLLLLAEPGLFALVAGMAVIGLLCGAINPILSVVEYERIPEDQRPVVFGVTAAGCAAGMPVGTVLAGLSVDHLGLAVTMWLAGGLYLVATLCPLVFRVWRRMDRIK; this is encoded by the coding sequence ATGAGCGTCCAGGAGCTGACCCCGGTGCGCCGCCGCCTGCCGCTGGTCGCGTTGTTCGCGGCCAACGGGATCTCGGTGTGCGGCACCATGATGACCTTCCTGGCCATCCCGTGGTTCGTGCTGGAGACCACCGGCAGCTCGGCCCAGACCGGCCTGGTCGCCGCGGTCGAACTGATCGCCGTGGTCGCCTCCTCGGCACTCGGCGGACCCATGGTCGCCCGGTTCGGGGTGCGCGGCGCCAGCGTGCTCTCCGACCTGCTCGCCGCACTGGCCGTGCTGGCCATCCCGGTGCTGCACCTCACCGTCGGCCTGGCGCTGTGGCAGCTCGTGCTGCTGGTCGCGGTGCTCGGCCTCAGCCGCGCGCCGGGGGAGACCGCGCGCGCCTCGGCAGTGCCCGACCTGGCCGCACTCGGCGGCACCCCGCTGGAACGCGCGGCCAGCGCCGCCGACGGGGCCTCCAGGGCGGCCAAGATGGTCGGGCCGCTGCTGGCCGGGGTGCTGATCGCGGTCACCGGCGCGGCCGAGGTGCTCTTCGTGGACGCGGCCACCTTCCTGGCCTCCGCGCTGCTGGTCGGCCTGTTCGTGCCCGGCGACCGCACCGGCGACACGCAGCCGAGCCGCGGCATGCGCGCCTACCTGGCCGATCTGCGCGCCGGCATCGGCTACCTGCGCCGGGACCGGCTGATCGGCGCGATCACGCTGATGCTGATGGCCACCAACATGATGGACGCCGCCGTCTACTCGGTGCTGTTACCCCGCTACGCCAAGGACGTGCTCGGCAGCAGCGTCGCCCTCGGCGTGATCACCGGCGTGTTCGGCGGGGCCGCGCTGCTGGGCACCCTGCTCTACGGCTGGCTCGGGCCGCGACTGCCGCGCTGGCCGGTCTACACCGTGGCCTTCCTGGCCGTCGGCGCGCCCAAACAACTCCTCCTGCTCGCCGAACCGGGACTGTTCGCGCTGGTCGCGGGCATGGCGGTGATCGGCCTGCTGTGCGGGGCGATCAACCCGATCCTGTCGGTGGTCGAGTACGAGCGCATCCCCGAGGACCAGCGCCCGGTCGTCTTCGGCGTGACCGCGGCCGGCTGCGCGGCGGGCATGCCGGTGGGCACCGTGCTCGCCGGGCTCTCCGTGGACCACCTCGGCCTGGCCGTCACCATGTGGCTGGCCGGCGGGCTCTACCTGGTGGCGACGCTGTGTCCGCTGGTCTTCCGGGTGTGGCGGCGGATGGACCGCATAAAGTAG
- a CDS encoding helix-turn-helix domain-containing protein, with protein sequence MIETWFHTTDVPAAERFDYWRELAAGLCGESIIQRLGPGDFHSEVRALDIGSVGVVLEHHSPYSLVRTARHVRREDPDRCYLILLEDGAVGFEQDGRSGVRRPSDLIVHHTRSPSVTFGGTMRRSILLHFPRTLLPPVAEAMLGVVLSGRDGLGGLVAGALRELVLLGADRDEEGSRLIRITLDLLAALCHRELGTESPAATTPAAVLHQVRTFAREHLGDPDLGPVTLAAAHHISVRYLHRLFQQQNQTVAGWIRDQRLENCRRDLADPALHDRPVHAVARRWGFTDGAHFNRVFRAAFGLPPGEYRKLFLAPEVRR encoded by the coding sequence ATGATCGAGACCTGGTTCCACACCACCGACGTGCCCGCGGCCGAACGCTTCGACTACTGGCGGGAGCTGGCCGCGGGCCTGTGCGGCGAGTCCATCATCCAACGGCTCGGCCCCGGGGACTTCCACTCCGAGGTCCGGGCCCTGGACATCGGCTCGGTCGGCGTGGTGCTGGAACACCATTCGCCGTACTCCCTGGTGCGCACCGCCAGGCACGTGCGCCGCGAGGACCCGGACCGCTGCTACCTCATCCTGCTCGAGGACGGCGCGGTCGGCTTCGAGCAGGACGGCCGGTCCGGGGTGCGCCGCCCCAGCGACCTGATCGTGCACCACACCAGGAGCCCGTCGGTCACCTTCGGTGGCACCATGCGCCGGTCCATCCTGCTGCACTTCCCACGCACCCTGCTGCCGCCGGTGGCCGAGGCGATGCTGGGGGTCGTCCTCTCCGGGCGCGACGGGCTGGGCGGACTGGTCGCGGGCGCCCTGCGCGAACTGGTCCTGCTCGGCGCCGACCGGGACGAGGAAGGATCCCGGCTGATCCGGATCACCCTGGACCTGCTCGCCGCGCTGTGCCACCGGGAACTCGGCACCGAAAGCCCGGCCGCCACCACCCCGGCGGCGGTGCTGCACCAGGTGCGCACCTTCGCCCGCGAGCACCTCGGCGATCCGGATCTGGGCCCGGTCACCCTCGCCGCCGCGCACCACATCTCCGTGCGCTACCTGCACCGGCTCTTCCAGCAGCAGAACCAGACCGTGGCAGGCTGGATCCGGGACCAGCGGCTGGAGAACTGCCGCCGCGACCTGGCCGACCCCGCGCTGCACGACCGTCCGGTGCACGCGGTGGCCCGCCGCTGGGGCTTCACCGACGGCGCGCATTTCAACCGCGTCTTCCGCGCCGCGTTCGGTCTGCCGCCAGGGGAATACCGCAAGCTGTTCCTGGCACCGGAGGTGCGACGATGA
- a CDS encoding helix-turn-helix domain-containing protein, which yields MIETWFRTTDVPAADRFDYWHTLATGLCGPSRIDSLAVEPFHAEGRALDLGAMGVVTDSKSAFSMARSSAQARRDSVEHCYLTLVEDGLVGCDQDGRQSTLTAGEMIIHHSMSASVTSAVTTGRSVMLHFPRTLLPPVALDLLATKLSGREGLGGLVAGGLRELAVLPADRDEEMARLAGITLDLLAALCHRELGTERPAATTPAALLGQVRAFIRTHLGDPDLAPATVAAAHHISVRYLHRLFQQEGQTVAGWIRDQRLENCRRDLANPALHDRPVHAVARRWGFTDSAHFNRTFRAAFGLPPGEYRKLAQVPVPAQRVLS from the coding sequence ATGATCGAGACCTGGTTCCGGACCACCGATGTGCCCGCGGCCGACCGCTTCGACTACTGGCACACGCTGGCCACCGGCCTGTGCGGCCCGTCGAGGATCGACAGCCTCGCCGTCGAGCCATTCCACGCCGAGGGCCGGGCCCTGGACCTGGGGGCGATGGGCGTGGTGACCGACAGCAAGTCGGCCTTCTCGATGGCCCGCAGTTCCGCCCAGGCCCGCCGGGACAGCGTGGAGCACTGCTACCTGACCCTGGTCGAGGACGGTCTGGTCGGCTGCGACCAGGACGGTCGGCAGAGCACGCTGACCGCGGGCGAGATGATCATCCATCACAGCATGTCGGCCTCGGTCACCTCGGCGGTGACCACCGGCCGCTCGGTGATGCTGCACTTCCCGCGCACACTGCTGCCGCCGGTGGCGCTGGATCTGCTGGCCACCAAGCTGTCCGGGCGGGAGGGTCTTGGCGGGCTGGTCGCGGGCGGGCTGCGCGAGCTGGCCGTGCTGCCCGCGGACCGGGACGAGGAGATGGCCCGGCTGGCCGGGATCACCCTGGACCTGCTCGCCGCGCTCTGTCACCGCGAGCTGGGCACCGAACGGCCGGCCGCCACCACCCCGGCGGCGCTGCTCGGCCAGGTGCGCGCCTTCATCAGGACACACCTCGGCGATCCGGACCTGGCGCCCGCCACCGTGGCCGCCGCGCACCACATCTCCGTGCGCTACCTGCACCGGCTCTTCCAGCAGGAGGGCCAGACCGTGGCGGGCTGGATCCGGGACCAGCGCCTGGAGAACTGCCGTCGCGACCTGGCCAACCCGGCCCTGCACGACCGTCCGGTGCACGCGGTGGCCCGCCGCTGGGGCTTCACCGACAGCGCGCACTTCAACCGCACCTTCCGCGCCGCCTTCGGCCTGCCACCGGGTGAGTACCGCAAACTCGCCCAGGTGCCGGTACCGGCCCAGCGGGTGCTGAGCTGA
- a CDS encoding DUF4333 domain-containing protein, translating into MTSPYGPPGENNPQQWGQQPYGSGYGQGTPSGGFPAAGQPPGQPQPGQPGYGQQPGQPQPGQYGQPQPGQPQPGQYGQPQPGYGQQPGQPQPGQYGQPQPGQQPSGPYGQPTQGFPGQPGQPGPFGQPQPGFGEQPGYGQPPTGPKKKSALPLILGGLAVLLVAAVAVLGFVWPGWFLKKVFDENAVQEGVKKILVERYNVQKVENATCPSGQAVTQGSTFECKVKIDGKDKTVTITVKDSKAVYEVSLPK; encoded by the coding sequence ATGACCAGCCCGTATGGCCCGCCCGGGGAGAACAACCCGCAGCAGTGGGGCCAGCAGCCGTACGGCTCGGGTTATGGCCAGGGCACCCCCTCCGGTGGTTTCCCGGCCGCGGGCCAGCCTCCCGGTCAGCCCCAGCCCGGCCAGCCCGGTTACGGCCAGCAGCCCGGCCAGCCGCAGCCCGGCCAGTACGGCCAGCCCCAGCCGGGACAGCCGCAGCCCGGCCAGTACGGGCAGCCGCAGCCGGGTTACGGCCAGCAGCCCGGTCAGCCGCAGCCGGGTCAGTACGGCCAGCCGCAGCCCGGCCAGCAGCCGAGTGGCCCCTACGGCCAGCCGACCCAGGGATTCCCTGGGCAGCCCGGCCAGCCCGGCCCGTTCGGTCAGCCCCAGCCCGGTTTCGGTGAGCAGCCCGGCTACGGCCAGCCGCCCACCGGTCCGAAGAAGAAGTCCGCGCTGCCGCTGATCCTCGGCGGGCTCGCGGTGCTGCTGGTGGCCGCGGTCGCCGTGCTCGGCTTCGTCTGGCCCGGCTGGTTCCTGAAGAAGGTCTTCGACGAGAACGCCGTGCAGGAGGGCGTGAAGAAGATCTTGGTCGAGCGGTACAACGTGCAGAAGGTGGAGAACGCCACCTGCCCGTCCGGCCAGGCCGTGACCCAGGGCTCGACCTTCGAGTGCAAGGTCAAGATCGACGGCAAGGACAAGACGGTCACCATCACCGTCAAGGACAGCAAGGCCGTCTACGAGGTCAGCCTGCCGAAGTAG
- a CDS encoding 5'-3' exonuclease — protein sequence MNAPLVLIDAASLWFRAFYAVPESMTAPDGTPVNAVRGFTDMVARLIGDRRPGRLVACLDADWRPAFRVAALPSYKAHRVAEGSDGSEEEVPDTLGPQVPVILDVLDAAGIATAEADGYEADDVIGALAFAETKDPVEVVTGDRDLFQLVRDQPVPVRVVYVGKGIAKAETFGPLELAAKYALPEKEAGAAYAAMAVLRGDPSDGLPGVAGIGEKTAAKLITQFGSLDALIAAVDDPMDRVLTARARTSLTAAADYLAVAPKVVNVAVDAPVRMYREDPLPATPADPARFAALGRRWGIDRSLDRLLKALKANAS from the coding sequence GTGAACGCTCCCCTCGTGCTGATCGACGCGGCCAGCCTGTGGTTCCGGGCCTTCTACGCCGTGCCGGAGTCGATGACCGCCCCCGACGGCACCCCGGTCAACGCCGTGCGTGGTTTCACCGACATGGTCGCCCGGCTGATCGGCGACCGCCGGCCCGGCCGCCTGGTCGCCTGCCTGGACGCGGACTGGCGCCCGGCCTTCCGGGTGGCCGCGCTGCCCTCCTACAAGGCGCACCGGGTCGCCGAGGGCTCCGACGGCAGCGAGGAAGAGGTGCCGGACACGCTGGGCCCGCAGGTCCCGGTGATCCTGGACGTGCTGGACGCGGCCGGCATCGCCACCGCGGAGGCCGACGGCTACGAGGCCGACGACGTGATCGGCGCACTCGCCTTCGCCGAGACCAAGGACCCGGTCGAGGTGGTCACCGGCGACCGCGACCTGTTCCAGCTGGTGCGCGACCAGCCGGTGCCGGTGCGGGTGGTCTACGTGGGCAAGGGCATCGCCAAGGCGGAGACCTTCGGCCCCCTGGAGCTGGCCGCCAAGTACGCGCTGCCGGAGAAGGAAGCCGGCGCGGCCTACGCGGCCATGGCGGTACTGCGCGGCGACCCCAGCGACGGCCTGCCCGGCGTCGCGGGCATCGGCGAGAAGACCGCGGCCAAGCTGATCACCCAGTTCGGTTCCCTCGACGCGCTGATCGCCGCGGTGGACGACCCGATGGACCGGGTGCTGACCGCCCGCGCCCGCACCAGCCTGACCGCCGCCGCGGACTACCTGGCGGTGGCGCCCAAGGTGGTCAACGTGGCGGTGGACGCCCCGGTCCGGATGTACCGCGAGGACCCGCTGCCCGCCACCCCCGCCGACCCGGCCCGCTTCGCCGCGCTGGGCCGCCGCTGGGGCATCGACCGCTCCCTGGACCGCCTGCTCAAGGCCCTCAAAGCCAACGCCTCCTGA
- a CDS encoding helix-turn-helix domain-containing protein yields MSEDERPLERAIELNARTLRGLAHPLRLEILGLLRADGPATASGLAGRLGESSGTTSWHLRQLAEYGFIEEDPERGNRRDRWWRARHQYTDFEFGDFLSDPAHRGAMGAFLQEIVDIYHRKATEFVTGAAGWPREWIDAAGMSDRLMWLTAEELTALNGELEQVLDRYERPRREGDTSVVTQWQSFPRRGREPKGDKS; encoded by the coding sequence GTGAGCGAGGACGAACGCCCCCTGGAACGGGCCATCGAGCTGAACGCGCGCACCCTGCGCGGCCTGGCGCACCCGCTGCGGCTGGAGATCCTCGGCCTGCTGCGCGCCGACGGCCCGGCCACCGCCTCCGGACTGGCCGGACGGCTCGGCGAGAGTTCCGGCACCACCAGCTGGCACCTGCGCCAGCTCGCCGAGTACGGCTTCATCGAGGAGGACCCGGAGCGCGGCAACCGGCGGGACCGCTGGTGGCGGGCCCGGCACCAGTACACCGACTTCGAGTTCGGCGACTTCCTCAGCGACCCGGCCCACCGCGGCGCGATGGGCGCGTTCCTGCAGGAGATCGTCGACATCTACCACCGCAAGGCCACCGAGTTCGTGACCGGCGCGGCGGGCTGGCCACGGGAGTGGATCGACGCGGCCGGGATGTCCGACCGGCTGATGTGGCTCACCGCCGAGGAACTGACCGCGCTCAACGGCGAACTGGAACAGGTACTGGACCGCTACGAGCGACCGCGCCGCGAAGGCGACACCTCGGTGGTCACCCAGTGGCAGTCCTTCCCGCGCCGCGGCCGGGAACCCAAGGGGGACAAGTCATGA